One window from the genome of Erwinia sorbitola encodes:
- a CDS encoding ATP-binding protein gives MKFEKAMRKKAKLRLALTGPSGSGKTYSALLIAKGIGGKIAVVDTEKGSASLYSDIADFDVLELEPPFSPERFIEAINAAEKAGYDCIVIDSITHEWAGIGGCLELVDTIAKAKYRGNSWSAWSDINPRHRAFLDAILRTNMHVIATMRSKTETAQVEENGRKKVAKLGMKSEQRDGVEYEFTTVLDLVHESHHASATKDRTKLFSNADPVILSEETGKKLLSWLDSGVNPHEEALKHFTDLATSAHSIEELKPAFEEAWRTLRGTEQQAQAKDVYDIRKAELEQAA, from the coding sequence ATGAAATTTGAAAAAGCCATGAGAAAGAAAGCCAAGCTACGGCTGGCTCTTACCGGGCCGAGCGGGTCAGGGAAAACATACAGCGCCCTACTCATTGCCAAAGGAATTGGCGGAAAGATTGCAGTAGTTGATACCGAGAAAGGAAGCGCATCACTTTACTCTGATATTGCTGATTTCGACGTACTGGAACTGGAGCCACCATTTAGCCCTGAGCGCTTTATTGAGGCCATTAATGCAGCTGAAAAAGCTGGATACGACTGCATCGTTATAGACAGTATCACGCATGAATGGGCCGGGATTGGTGGGTGTCTGGAGCTTGTTGACACCATCGCAAAAGCAAAGTATCGCGGTAACTCTTGGTCAGCGTGGAGTGATATTAACCCACGCCATCGCGCGTTCCTTGATGCCATCCTGCGCACAAATATGCATGTAATCGCCACCATGCGAAGCAAAACGGAAACAGCCCAGGTGGAAGAGAACGGACGAAAGAAGGTAGCGAAACTCGGCATGAAGTCAGAGCAGCGCGATGGGGTCGAATATGAGTTCACTACCGTTCTCGACTTGGTGCATGAGTCGCATCACGCAAGCGCGACGAAGGATCGTACAAAGCTGTTCTCCAATGCTGATCCAGTAATTCTGTCAGAGGAAACCGGCAAGAAGCTACTTAGCTGGCTTGATTCGGGTGTAAACCCGCATGAGGAAGCACTGAAGCACTTCACAGATCTGGCAACATCAGCCCATTCAATAGAAGAGCTAAAGCCTGCGTTTGAGGAGGCGTGGCGAACACTGCGCGGCACAGAGCAACAGGCGCAGGCCAAAGATGTTTACGACATCCGTAAGGCTGAATTAGAGCAAGCCGCTTAA